In Fusarium musae strain F31 chromosome 7, whole genome shotgun sequence, a single window of DNA contains:
- a CDS encoding hypothetical protein (EggNog:ENOG41), whose product MAAPFRVKAIYEYSSPHEDDLNFSIGQVITVTDEEDADWYGGEYVDDNGVKQEGIFPRNFVEKFEPTAPPRPARTRTKKEPEHAQPAEDIASPPPPPAVQQETPSIPAPEPEPEIEDAREPVHKHPIPQTAAPALPEPVTSKPAEPAQATAPPPVAVPKPEPPAPAPQAPAAASPKPKPSGPPPKAEKPSASSFKDRIAAFNKPAAPPVAPFKPSGLAGSGTGFIKKPFVAPPPSRNAFIPPPQQTPTAKVYRRDEDPEIKEREAETQGQAERAGLVPSEGQGGEDEDQPKPTSLKERIALLQKQQQEQAARHADAAAKKEKPKKPQKKRESVGHIDTPIEAEASPQEPHAPLERRDTQDTDARTSMDEPRQNRMPPPPRRRSSKGPAVEPVHDGNEADMSGAGDTTEGNDDLTERDDSDGVARNAPRAPALPIHAGPPPEAPTSRKEDSEEADEEAEEEEEEEEMDPEVRRKEELRARMAKMSGGMGFHGMFGAPMPAPAPPPKKKKAPKPERTSIDETVEEALPTSHAAPPVPTMMALPGFGGSSKPEEPSEHEPAARAPPPPVRSQPPRVPEHAEMAEDEAESDVTPAPHAAPTIPPRDPVGPPPVPGSRGAPPPVPSESRPPPPAPPADVKSQSEGSQSGDELSGGRDSDREGPAAAVRSHPMAPPPVQPPHLPARSPPLSPTREEFSPTSPKSNASNRLSRLPPPIPGSAPALPAQSRPPPPPPPGGLRRQSTQDSQAQHTRGPPQAGEEEAEELTEYEGDYDTDIASSVPHKDALKSHAHESSLEDNAILSPVSDVPPKLPPPIPTGTAPRAVPPPVPSQPPPENMRQSIDTPRAAPPPPPSGDNKRQSIDVPRAAPPPPPPTGLLPPQPPQSPRLEEDYDPYNYSAPPGGHGYAPRTPKIEEEGIFPQSPSVTSPIDRRPPPPPGVPAGRTSGRQSLDISRAAAGNRRSMDVHRPSMSMESGFIANDLDLAIQSGWWKQSNQVPPVLQGRKDIYFEAEESTSTNGGQQTTITREIFILYQDYSQTFLTIRYDPYDASDVQLEQRHEPPPRPLRQDQMEEFYERFGRHISTAVATKKDSVVADGTPQGLVLELLKPYKDALPPVGTRAYGALVYSNMANASTQQNDVIRAGDIITIRNAKFQGKHGPMHAKYSAEVGKPDHVAVVSEWDGTKKKVRAWEQGRESKKVKVESFKLDDLRSGEVKIWRVMPRSWVGWNSQS is encoded by the exons ATGGCCGCGCCATTCAGAGTCAAGGCCATTTACGAGTACTCATCGCCTCATGAGGACGACCTCAACTTTAGTATCGGCCAGGTCATCACTGTtactgatgaggaggacgccGACTGGTATGGCGGGGAATATGTCGACGACAACGGCGTGAAGCAAGAGGGTATTTTCCCTCGAAACTTTGTCGAGAAGTTTGAGCCTACTGCACCTCCTCGTCCAGCTCGAACCCGTACTAAGAAAGAGCCCGAACATGCTCAACCCGCCGAAGATATCGCTTCTCCCCCACCGCCACCTGCTGTTCAACAAGAGACTCCTTCAATCCCCGCGCCCGAACCTGAGCCCGAGATCGAAGATGCCCGTGAACCCGTACATAAGCATCCGATTCCCCAAACGGCTGCCCCGGCGCTCCCGGAGCCTGTTACTTCAAAGCCCGCCGAACCCGCCCAGGCTACAGCTCCCCCGCCCGTTGCAGTTCCTAAACCCGAGCCTCCAGCCCCCGCTCCTCAAGCTCCGGCTGCCGCttcgccaaagccaaagccctCCGGGCCTCCCCCCAAGGCAGAGAAACCTTCTGCTAGCTCGTTCAAGGATCGCATTGCGGCGTTTAACAAGCCTGCAGCGCCTCCTGTTGCGCCCTTTAAGCCAAGTGGTCTGGCTGGCTCAGGTACAGGTTTTATAAAGAAGCCGTTTGTGGCTCCTCCCCCCAGTCGCAATGCTTTCATACCTCCACCACAGCAGACCCCAACTGCTAAGGTGTACCGGCGCGACGAGGATCCTGAAATCAAGGAACGCGAGGCAGAAACCCAGGGACAGGCCGAGAGGGCCGGACTTGTACCAAGTGAAGGTCAGGgtggcgaagatgaagatcaacCCAAACCCACAAGTTTAAAGGAGCGCATTGCACTGCTTCAAaaacagcagcaggagcaaGCAGCACGACATGCcgatgctgctgccaagaaggagaaaccGAAAAAGCCTCAGAAGAAGCGTGAGAGTGTCGGGCATATTGATACCCCGATTGAGGCGGAGGCTTCacctcaagagcctcatgCTCCTCTTGAGCGCAGAGACACCCAGGATACCGATGCCAGAACATCTATGGACGAGCCACGACAGAATCGCatgccaccacctccacgCCGTAGGTCTTCCAAGGGACCTGCCGTGGAACCTGTCCACGATGGTAATGAGGCGGATATGTCTGGCGCGGGTGACACAACCGAAGGTAATGATGACTTAACGGAGCGGGATGATAGTGATGGTGTGGCTAGGAATGCACCGCGAGCACCTGCATTACCTATACATGCGGGTCCTCCTCCTGAAGCACCAACGTCAAGAAAGGAGGATAGCGAGGAAGCCGATGAGGAagcggaagaggaggaggaggaggaggagatggatcCTGAAGTCAGGCGTAAGGAGGAGTTACGGGCGAGAATGGCCAAGATGAGCGGTGGTATGGGTTTCCATGGCATGTTTGGTGCCCCTATGCCAGCGCCAGCGCCGCCtcccaaaaagaagaaggccccAAAGCCAGAGCGAACATCGATCGACGAAACTGTCGAGGAGGCATTGCCAACAAGCCATGCTGCACCACCCGTTCCCACTATGATGGCCTTACCTGGATTTGGCGGTTCAAGCAAACCTGAGGAGCCGTCGGAACATGAACCAGCTGCCCGAGcgccaccacctcctgtGCGGTCTCAGCCGCCCCGAGTTCCAGAGCACGCAGAGATGGCAGAGGACGAAGCAGAGAGTGACGTTACTCCTGCTCCTCATGCTGCACCTACGA TTCCTCCTCGAGATCCAGTAGGCCCTCCTCCTGTTCCCGGCAGTCGAGGAGCACCTCCCCCTGTGCCATCCGAAT ctcggcctcctcctcccgcACCTCCTGCCGATGTGAAGTCTCAGTCCGAAGGATCCCAGTCGGGCGATGAGCTCTCTGGTGGCCGTGACAGCGATCGAGAAGGCCCTGCAGCTGCTGTAAGGTCTCATCCTATGGCACCGCCGCCAGTTCAGCCCCCTCACTTGCCTGCGAGATCGCCACCACTGTCCCCTACCCGTGAGGAGTTCAGCCCTACATCTCCTAAATCCAATGCCAGCAATAGATTAAGTCGACTGCCGCCACCTATTCCTGGATCTGCACCAGCTCTACCAGCGCAGAGTCGGCCGCCTCCCCCGCCTCCACCAGGTGGTCTTCGTCGACAGTCCACCCAAGATTCTCAGGCACAACATACCAGGGGACCTCCTCAAgctggcgaagaagaagccgaggAACTTACCGAGTACGAAGGTGATTACGATACGGATATTGCTTCTTCAGTGCCCCATAAGGACGCTCTAAAGTCACACGCCCATGAATCAAGCCTTGAAGACAACGCTATTCTGTCGCCAGTCTCCGATGTTCCTCCTAAACTACCACCCCCTATTCCCACAGGCACGGCCCCCAGAGCTGTTCCGCCGCCTGTTCCTTCGCAGCCGCCTCCTGAGAATATGCGGCAGTCAATTGATACACCTCGCGctgctcctccaccacctccctCTGGGGATAACAAGCGACAGTCTATCGACGTGCCACGCGCGGcacctccccctccccctcctacAGGCTTACTTCCCCCTCAACCGCCTCAGTCGCCGCGCCTGGAAGAAGACTATGATCCTTACAATTATTCAGCACCTCCTGGAGGACATGGCTATGCCCCCAGAACGCCCAAGATCGAAGAGGAGGGTATCTTTCCCCAGTCGCCATCTGTTACCTCTCCGATAGATCGAAGACCCCCGCCTCCCCCAGGTGTGCCAGCAGGTCGTACTTCAGGGCGACAATCTTTAGATATTTCgagggctgctgctggaaacaGACGATCTATGGACGTCCACCGACCATCAATGTCGATGGAGTCCGGTTTTATTGCGAatgacttggacttggctATCCAGAGTGGCTGGTGGAAGCAATCTAACCAAGTACCTCCCGTTCTCCAGGGACGTAAAGATATTTACTTTGAGGCCGAAGAGTCGACATCTACCAACGGCGGCCAACAAACGACGATAACTCGCGAAATCTTTATCTTATATCAAGACTACTCACAAACCTTCTTGACAATTCGATACGACCCTTACGATGCATCAGATGTTCAACTTGAGCAACGTCACGAGCCCCCGCCGCGTCCCCTCCGCCAGGATCAGATGGAAGAGTTCTATGAGCGATTTGGTCGCCACATCTCGACGGCTGTAGCTACCAAGAAAGACTCTGTTGTCGCGGACGGCACTCCCCAgggtcttgttcttgaacttctcaagccCTATAAGGATGCTCTTCCTCCTGTTGGCACTCGTGCCTACGGTGCCCTCGTCTACTCAAACATGGCCAATGCATCAACTCAACAGAACGACGTGATTCGTGCTGGCGACATCATTACCATCCGCAACGCCAAGTTCCAAGGCAAGCATGGTCCTATGCACGCAAAGTACTCTGCCGAGGTGGGCAAACCAGACCACGTCGCTGTAGTATCTGAGTGGGATggcaccaagaagaaggtgcGTGCATGGGAGCAGGGCCGCGAGagcaagaaggtcaaggtaGAGAGCTTCAAGCTTGACGACCTTCGCAGCGGAGAGGTCAAGATCTGGCGTGTCATGCCGCGAAGCTGGGTTGGCTGGAACAGCCAGTCCTAG
- a CDS encoding hypothetical protein (EggNog:ENOG41): protein MASTSKQPPKGILKKPKSIKERNADPREIAIEHAKIIQHRKDLEAEILDSLVLLSEYPLVREHPYNASNPSPSDIADFKAHVRLFQPSDYDDLVIERNVNELCGYTLCSRPRRNTGPGGQWKISNGNIMKREDLEKWCSNQCARRALYVKVQLNETAAWERAGIPDIEIDLLDEDKSKEPEVDRAARELGQLKLEEQRQAARDEAALALERGEPDASQSKSKKMNITLKENDPKAPSASSDKPEVYDEHLLVEGYRTKLNLEDKTKD, encoded by the coding sequence atggcctcaACGTCTAAACAGCCCCCAAAGGGTATTCTgaagaagcccaagtctATCAAAGAACGAAATGCCGACCCCAGAGAAATCGCCATAGAGCATGCCAAGATCATCCAACATCGTAAAGACCTTGAAGCAGAAATCCTCGACAGCTTGGTCCTCCTCTCCGAATACCCTCTCGTCCGCGAACACCCTTACAACGCCTCCAACCCTTCTCCATCTGATATCGCCGACTTCAAGGCTCATGTGCGACTCTTTCAACCTTCCGACTACGACGACCTCGTGATCGAGCGCAATGTGAACGAGCTTTGTGGTTACACCCTCTGCTCGCGACCACGAAGGAATACGGGCCCTGGCGGTCAATGGAAGATTTCCAACGGGAATATCATGAAGCGCGAGGACCTAGAAAAATGGTGCTCCAACCAGTGCGCCCGCCGCGCTCTTTATGTCAAGGTGCAGCTTAACGAGACAGCTGCCTGGGAGCGGGCAGGTATCCCAGATATTGAGATCGATTTACTCGACGAGGACAAATCGAAGGAACCAGAAGTCGACCGAGCTGCCCGAGAGCTTGGTCAGCTTAAGCTCGAGGAGCAAAGGCAAGCAGCTCGAGATGAAGCCgctcttgctcttgaacGAGGCGAACCAGATGCATCACAaagcaagagcaagaagatgAATATCACACTGAAGGAAAATGATCCTAAAGCGCCATCCGCCTCATCTGACAAACCAGAAGTCTACGATGAACATTTACTCGTTGAGGGCTACAGAACAAAACTCAACCTGGAGGATAAGACGAAAGATTGA
- the RPS17 gene encoding 40S ribosomal protein S17, with protein MGRVRTKTVKKSAKVIIERYYPKLTLDFETNKRICDEIAIIASKRLRNKIAGYTTHLMKRIQRGPVRGISFKLQEEERERKDQYVPEVSALDFTQNSESGQLDVDGETKDLLKHLGFESIPVNVIPVTQQQVPERGGRRYGDRPRRD; from the exons ATGGGTCGCGTTCGCACCAAGACTGTCAAGAAGTCCGCCAAGGTCATCATTGAGCGTTACTACCCCAAGCTCACCCTGGACTTCGAGACCAACAAGCGTATCTGTGATGAGATCGCTATCATTGCTTCCAAGCGCCTCCGCAACAAG ATTGCCGGCTACACTACCCACTTGATGAAGCGAATTCAGCGTGGACCCGTCCGCGGTATCTCCTTCAAGCTtcaggaggaggagcgtGAGCGCAAGGATCAGTACGTTCCTGAGGTCTCTGCTCTGGACTTCACCCAGAACTCCGAGAGCGGCCAGCTCGACGTCGATGGCGAGACCAAGGATCTCCTCAAGCACCTTGGC TTCGAGTCTATCCCCGTCAACGTCATCCCCGTCACTCAGCAGCAGGTTCCCGAGCGTGGTGGACGACGATACGGCGACCGCCCTCGCCGCGACTAA
- a CDS encoding hypothetical protein (EggNog:ENOG41) yields the protein MTRQYPQHQSITSPLSSREKGDWGFKRPFPLKSTLTSSTPLIRVNQVDSIESVTDFASAADHTLSLEKFQEMRIPLSIPKGNERSGIAVKNDAWRKSVFEEDLDFTEYRQGRVDDKRWKFRGPWLARMTEGDFMAYLNKKVRPQRAQFRELLKTRLAESLNSKRATAAMERGNAAPEKIRPKDITEDQFTDYVRSLRSDRATLYGLVSKFLDLAPLGQPVGIIQTFLAAGDNAAAESPYGKSGPPPSHPSAGISYLRTNSFMENHPVYGPQKQRTPVLSRVVYPRQGPSPAKLGVGGFVADSPPGDNEFNTRDSRQRVSQNKKMLTGITHLDTTTFGGAKAYVSPETATIDPSGKVVLQLREANTEAQLVAREAQGRAKVYNATKQTVKKTSEGADPWRAERVANELIGDETAPTPQDDAVSSSKNYGLDNDNKQ from the coding sequence ATGACACGACAATACCCGCAGCACCAGTCCATCACATCTCCCCTCTCGTCCCGTGAAAAGGGCGACTGGGGTTTCAAGCGACCATTTCCTCTCAAGTCCACCTTAACGAGCTCAACACCCTTGATCCGAGTCAATCAGGTCGATTCTATCGAGAGCGTTACTGATTTCGCCTCTGCTGCCGACCATACTCTTTCTCTTGAGAAGTTTCAGGAAATGCGAATTCCCCTTTCGATCCCCAAAGGAAACGAGAGAAGCGGCATAGCTGTGAAGAATGATGCTTGGCGAAAATCCGTATTCGAGGAGGACCTCGATTTTACCGAGTATCGCCAAGGACGAGTTGATGATAAGCGATGGAAGTTTAGAGGACCGTGGCTGGCCAGGATGACTGAGGGCGATTTTATGGCATATCTCAACAAAAAGGTACGACCTCAGCGAGCTCAGTTCAGAGAGCTACTCAAAACGAGACTTGCTGAATCTCTAAACTCGAAACGAGCCACGGCTGCCATGGAACGGGGCAACGCCGCGCCAGAAAAAATCCGGCCTAAAGACATCACCGAGGATCAGTTCACAGACTATGTGCGGTCTTTGCGAAGTGATCGTGCTACACTGTATGGCCTGGTCTCCAAGTTCCTTGACCTTGCTCCTCTTGGCCAGCCTGTTGGCATTATCCAGACCTTCCTCGCCGCTGGAGACAATGCCGCTGCTGAGAGTCCTTACGGAAAGTCTGGACCTCCTCCTAGCCATCCCTCTGCTGGCATTAGTTATTTGAGGACGAACTCCTTCATGGAGAACCACCCTGTCTATGGACCTCAAAAACAGCGCACTCCTGTACTCTCTCGAGTAGTTTACCCCAGACAAGGCCCCTCACCTGCCaaacttggtgttggtggtttcGTGGCCGACTCTCCCCCTGGAGACAACGAGTTCAATACCAGAGACTCCCGCCAAAGGGTTTcgcagaacaagaagatgcttACTGGTATTACACACCTTGACACAACGACCTTCGGTGGTGCCAAGGCATATGTAAGCCCCGAGACTGCAACAATCGACCCTAGTGGAAAGGTCGTGCTGCAACTCCGAGAGGCCAACACTGAGGCCCAACTTGTTGCTAGAGAAGCTCAGGGCCGTGCTAAAGTGTACAATGCGACAAAGCAAACAGTCAAGAAAACGAGTGAAGGAGCTGATCCTTGGCGAGCCGAGCGTGTCGCTAATGAGCTCATTGGTGATGAGACTGCTCCTACTCCCCAAGATGATGCTGTGAGCAGCTCCAAGAACTACGGCCTTGATAACGACAACAAGCAATAA
- a CDS encoding hypothetical protein (EggNog:ENOG41) — translation MVSLLKLATITEKGVEFLSPHDGTPMLLTPEHSMSLQNSIGSDIMMQLDDVLVTTSPDKARMREAMERSVRWLDRCIAAHKKPETQNLFCIIQGGLDLDMRRECCREMLARDTPGIAIGGLSGGEAKADYCRVVAACTELLPDLKPRYVMGIGYPEDLVVSVALGADMFDCVWPTRTARFGNAVTKHGVLNIRNKKYATDFGPVEEGCNCMVCKPTADGGMGVTRAFVHHNASKETVAAHLLTIHNVYYQLNLMRQIREAIMENRFPTFVRQFFAWLYADKTEYPEWAVGALKGVNIDLTTE, via the coding sequence ATGGTCAGTTTGCTAAAGCTTGCAACTATTACTGAGAAAGGTGTCGAATTTCTGAGCCCGCATGATGGAACACCCATGTTACTTACACCTGAGCATTCCATGTCACTGCAAAACAGCATCGGCAGTGACATTATGATGCAGCTGGACGACGTCCTTGTCACAACCTCTCCCGACAAAGCACGTATGCGTGAAGCCATGGAGCGAAGTGTGCGCTGGTTAGATCGATGCATTGCTGCTCATAAGAAACCTGAGACCCAAAATCTCTTCTGCATTATCCAGGGAGGTCTTGATCTCGATATGCGACGAGAATGCTGTCGCGAGATGTTGGCCCGTGATACACCAGGTATCGCCATTGGTGGACTGAGTGGTGGCGAGGCGAAGGCTGATTACTGCAGAGTTGTAGCAGCTTGCACAGAACTGCTCCCCGACCTGAAGCCGCGGTACGTCATGGGCATTGGCTACCCTGAAGATCTGGTCGTGAGCGTTGCGCTGGGAGCCGACATGTTCGATTGTGTGTGGCCAACAAGAACAGCCCGATTTGGCAATGCAGTCACAAAACATGGCGTCTTGAACATCCGTAACAAGAAATATGCTACTGATTTCGGACCTGTCGAGGAGGGTTGCAACTGCATGGTCTGCAAGCCAACCGCTGATGGTGGGATGGGCGTCACTCGAGCATTTGTCCACCACAACGCCTCAAAAGAGACGGTAGCGGCGCATTTGCTGACCATTCACAATGTCTACTATCAATTGAACCTTATGCGGCAAATCAGGGAGGCCATTATGGAGAATCGATTCCCTACATTTGTGCGACAGTTTTTTGCTTGGCTTTATGCGGATAAAACAGAGTATCCCGAATGGGCAGTTGGAGCATTGAAGGGGGTCAACATCGATTTGACAACGGAATAG
- a CDS encoding hypothetical protein (EggNog:ENOG41): MKGAVLSVLASGAAAQITSMPFAALGLGPHVFQNNAINPTDPEYSTCQQAVGIVQDCVSSVGGLDAAATADPSALMACACCDGRSNAAPLYSVCSNYLEDEAPENTSQYEAYGTLYSACRLNARCTGGSGGSGGSVSDSRPTATSDDEDLSTITSATSPAEQTYAAACLYMLDIFTSCTAEDRQFTELPPREQAECYCCRGSGSRRTWTDELDKYASTCADWARTGEPKTAYSVAKNLATFCDRFDDVCSPSVTRTQDSGSSESDEANTTEDSGSRQTGASDNDASTSENLGAITVTVPAQPSNSGDSGNSASSARVGLGSVLAAVAALAIAL; the protein is encoded by the exons ATGAAGGGTGCTGTTCTTTCCGTCCTGGCCAGTGGTGCCGCTGCTCAGATCACATCAATGCCTTTTGCTGCCCTCGGTCTGGGTCCTCATGTCTTCCAGAACAACGCCATCAACCCTACCGACCCCGAATACTCGACCTGCCAGCAAGCTGTTGGGATTGTCCAGGACTGTGTTTCTTCTGTTGGTGGTCTCGACGCTGCTGCCACTGCTGATCCTTCAGCTCTCATGGCTTGCGCATGCTGTGATGGACGCAGCAACGCTGCTCCTCTTTACTCAGTCTGCTCCAACTACCTAGAGGATGAGGCTCCTGAGAACACCTCTCAATACGAAG CTTATGGTACTCTGTACAGTGCTTGCAGATTGAACGCCAGATGTACTGGTGGTTCTGGTGGCAGTGGTGGTTCTGTCAGCGATAGCCGTCCTACAGCAACttcagacgatgaagatctcTCTACCATTACTTCCGCCACCAGCCCTGCTGAGCAGACATACGCTGCAGCCTGTTTGTACATGCTCGATATCTTCACTTCTTGCACAGCTGAGGATCGCCAATTCACTGAGCTTCCTCCCAGAGAGCAGGCCGAGTGCTACTG CTGCCGTGGCTCTGGTTCCCGCCGCACCTGGACTGATGAGCTCGACAAGTATGCTTCCACTTGCGCTGACTGGGCCCGTACTGGCGAGCCCAAGACCGCCTACTCTG TCGCCAAGAACCTTGCTACTTTCTGCGACCGCTTCGACGACGTCTGCTCTCCCTCTGTCACCCGCACCCAAGACTCCGGATCCAGCGAGTCCGACGAGGCCAACACCACTGAGGACTCCGGTTCTCGCCAGACTGGAGCCTCTGACAATGATGCCTCCACCAGCGAGAACTTGGGTGCCATCACAGTCACAGTTCCTGCTCAGCCTTCCAACAGTGGCGACAGCGGCAACAGCGCTTCTTCCGCCCGTGTCGGCCTCGGCTCTGTCCTCGCTGCCGTTGCTGCTCTGGCTATTGCTCTGTAA